The DNA region CATCACCTGAATTTTCTTCAGCTCCTGCACCCCCTCGGTGTTCAAGATTCATCAAAATTTCTAAAGCATCACAAATAATCTTATAAGAAGCAATGCCACGTATATTAACAAGTGCAGCAATACCGCAAGCATCATGTTCATTGTTTGGATTATATAAACCTATACTTTGACTATTTTCTAAATTCATCTTAATCTCCTTAAATAGGATTGATTTTAAATCCTATTAACTTTATAAAAATTACAGTATACAATATTTTTTAAAATCAATGTAATTTTTATCTTAAAAATAAATAAATTAAAAAATATTTTAATAGATTTATATAAATTATATAAAAATTATAAAAACATAGCGATAAAACTTCCTAAAATAAGCAAGGATCCATTATAAAAAATAAAAGTAGGAATGCAAGTATCTTTAATATGATCGTGTTGTTTATCAGCATTTAAACCTATGCTTGTCCCCATAGTTGTTTCACTAGCTGGACTTCCTGCATCTCCTAAAGCCCCACCTACACCTAAGATAAATATAATAAGCGCTGTACTAAAACCTAATTCCAAACAAATAGGACAAAAAAGTGCAGCTATAATAGGAATAGTCCCAAAAGAAGTCCCTATACCCATAGTAATAATTAATCCTATTAAAAGCATTAAAAATACAGATAAAAATTTATTTTGTTCTATCCAAGGAAGCAATGAATTTACAAGTTCTTTTACCGCACCACTTTCTTTTAAAACTTCTGCATACCCAGCAGCAACAAGTATAACAAAGGCTATAAAACCCATCATTTTAAGACCTTCATCAAACACTTCATTAACTTTAGAAAATTCAACTCCTCTTAAAAGCACCATCAAAATAAAGCCTAAAAGTACTGATAAAGGCAAATTCATAGTAATAATTTGCAAAACTAAAGTTAAAACAAGTCCAGCTAAAACACCCCATTCCTTATAAGTCATCTTAAGTTCTTTTAAATTTGTTTGAGATACTTTTATTTCTTGATATGTTCTTGGTTTACGATAAAAAACAAAAAGAGCTAAAAAAAGCCCACTTAACATACAAATAGCACTTAAATACATAATACTTGTAACATCATTTAAAGTTACATTTAAACCATTAGCGTTTAAATTATCTTTTAAAAGATCTTGAAAAGTAAGCCCAAAACCCACTGGTAAAACCATATAAGGTGTAGTAAGTCCAAAAGTTAAAGCACAAGCAACTGCTCTACGATCTATTTTTAATTTATTAAAAAGACTTAAAAGTGGGGGAATTAATAAAGGAATAAAAGCCACATGTATAGGAATCAAATTTTGAGAAAAACAAGAAATTAAAGCAATAAATAAAAGCAATAAATATTTCTTTTGTGAAATAAAATGACTAACTAATTTAATCAAATATGCTGTTAAATTTGTTTTTGAAATGGCTATTGCTATAGCTCCTAAAAGTATATAACTAAGAGCTGTTTTTAGATTTTCTTTCATTCCATTTATGAGTATATTCATAGTATCTACAAGTCCAAGATGAGAAAAAAATCCAGCAACAAGGGCTGAAATTAAAAGGCTTAAAAGTACATTAAAACGAAATAAACAAAGTAAAGTCATTAAAACAACACTGATCATAATAGGATTTGTAAGTAAAGTCAAAATTTTTCCTTAATAAATTTAGTAAAGCTTTAATTCTAAATAATTTTTTGTTAAAATGTAATAAAAATTCAAACCCCTTTAAAATGTAAATTTTAGTAACATTTTTAAATCTATGTTACTTTTTTATATATTTAAAATAAAAATTCTTTTTTGTTTTCAATTAAAATCTTAAAAATTATTATTTTTTTGTTATATTTTTTATAAATATTTAAGGAGTATATATGAATTTAAACGCTAAACAAAAAAAATTCTATTTTAAAGTTTAAAAATTTTATTTCTTTTAGAAACAAAATATGCTTTTACCTATCTTTAATAATCATCATTTGTTATTATATATTTATTTTAGGTATAGGTCTTATGCCAGAAATTTTAGGATACAAACTTGGTCCTAGTAGTATAACACTTGGTATTATAATAGGTATAGCTTTGATTTTATTATGCATTTTATCTACAGGAATTTACACTTTTATTGCAAATTATTTTTTAGATAAAGAACAAGAAATCATCATTCAAAACTTAAAAAATGAAGGTTTAATTGAAGCATTAAAAAACGGAAAAATCGATTATAAGGAAATAATATGAAAATTTTTATATTCATAAATTTATTTTTTAATTTAGCTTTTAGTGCTAGATTTAATTTAGAAGATATTAAACAAAAACCTATAAATATAACTGCAGTAAGCATGTTTTTAATCTTTGTTTTAGCTACTTTATTGATTACTTATTATTCTAATAAAAAATCTAAATCTAAAAGTGGTTTTTACACAGCTGGTGGTAATATTACAGGTATACAAAATGGTATGGCTATAGCTGGGGATTATATGAGTGCAGCTAGCTTTCTTGGGATCACTGCTTTAGTTTTCACAAATGGCTTTGATGGACTTATTTATTCTATAGGTTTTTTAGTAGGTTGGCCTATTATTTTATTTTTAATTGCAGAAAAATTTAGAAATCTTGGTAAATTTACTTTTGCAGATATTACTGCTTATCGTTTAGAAGCTAAACCTATACGTATTATTTCAGCTATTTCTGCTTTAAGTGTTATCATTTTTTTACCTTATAGCTCAAATGGTAGGAGCAGGACAACTTATACAATTGCTTTTTGGTTTACCTTATACTTTTGCAGTTGTTTTAGTAGGTATTTTAATGATTTGTTATGTAACTTTTGGAGGAATGCATGCAACCACTTGGGTGCAAATTATAAAGGCTATTTTACTTTTATCAGGAGCAAGTTTTATGACTATTATGATCTTATACCTTACAAAATTTGATTTAAAATATTATTTTGATTTAGCCATATCTTATCATCCAAAAGGTGAAAATATAATGAAACCTGGAACATTTTTACCCGATACTATTTCAGCTCTTTCTTTAGGACTAGCTTTAATGTTTGGAACTGCAGGATTGCCACATATTTTAATGCGATTTTTTACTGTAAAAGATGCTAAAGAAGCTAGAAAATCTGTATTTTATGCAACAGGATTTATAGGATATTTTTATATACTTACTTTTATTATAGGTTTTGGAGCTATAGCACTTTTACTTGGAAACACTCAATTTACAAGTAATGGGAATTTTAACGGATCTACTAATATGATAGCTATAACCTTAGCCGATGTTTTAGGTGGAGATATATTTTTAGGCTTTATTTCAGCTGTTGCTTTTACTGTAGGCTTAGCTTTTGCTATTGCTGCAAGTGTAAATTTTCCTATACTTTTACTTTGTATTTATTGGAAAAATCTTACTACAAAAGGTGCTTTTTGGGGTGGACTTATAGGACTTATCGTTGTTCTTTCCCTTGTTATTTTAAGCCCTAGTATATGGGTTAAAAGTTTTGGCTTTAATCAAGCAATTTTTCCTTATGATCATCCTGCTTTATTTTCAATGCCTTTAAGTTTTTTACTAATTTATATCATTTCAAAACTTGATCATTCTAAAAGAGCTAAAAAAGACAAAGAAGGTTTTAAAGCACAAGATTTTAAAGCACAAAGCGGTATAGATATAAGCGAAGCTATAAAGCATTAAAGGGCTAAATAGCCCTTTAATAAATAAAGATATAAAATAGAAGCTACACTAGAACCAAAAATAGGTCCTAAAACAGGGATCCAAGCATAAGACCAATCACATTTTACTTTCATAGGCAATATACTTAAAACTATACGAGGAGATAAATCTCTACAAGGATTTATAGCATAACCAGTAGTAAATCCAAGACTTAATCCTATAGCCCACACTAAAATAGCAACAGGTAAAGCCCCTATACTACCAAGACCTATTTTAACATCTTCTATATCTGGAAAAACTATATTAGCCCCTGTAATATACAAAATAACAAAAATCAAAACAAAACTGCCTAAAAATTCACTAAAAAATTAAGTTTATAATTTCTAATAGCAGGTTCAGTACAAAAACATGCCCTTTTTAAACCCTCATCCTCAGTGATTTTAAAATGATCATAATAAAAAATGTATACAAGCAAGGCTCCAAATCCAGCACCTAAAAATTGTCCAAGTAAATAAGAAGGAACTAAGGCTAAAGATAATTTTTGGGTAATAACTAAACTTAAAGTAACCGCTGGATTTAAATGAGCCCCACTTATAGGTCCAGCTACTGTTACTCCAACAAAAACAGCAAAAGACCAAGCAGTAGTTATAACAAGCCACTGAGCCGATCCACCAAAATCACATTTAGTATTTTTAAGCAAACAAGTTGCAACCACACCATTTCCCAAAAGTATGAGTAAAGCTGTGCCTATAAATTCAGCCAATATTATTCCCATGACTTACTCCATCCAGTTTAAACTTCTCTTAACCGCTTTATGTCAATACTTAAACATAGTTTCTATTTCAAAACTATTTTTACTAGGAGTAAAAATCTTAGCTATTTGATATTGTTCTTTAATAGTTTTTATATCCTTAAAATACCCAACAGCTAAACCTGCTAAATAACCTGCACCTAGTGCTGTAGTTTCAACACTTTTTGGTCTTTTAATATCAAAACCAAATAAATCAGCTTGAATTTGCATCAAATAATCACTCGCACTAGCACCTCCATCTACGCGAATTTCAGTGCATGAACACCCTAAATCTTTTTCCATTTCTTTTACTATATCATAAACTTGAAAAGCTATTCCTTCTAAAACAGCTCTAGCAAGATGCCCATCAGTAGTAGCCCTACTTATACCAAAAATAGCCCCTCTTGCATACTGATCCCAATAAGGCGCTCCAAATCCAGCTAAAGCAGGTACAAAATATACCCCACCATTATCTTTTTCTGTAGATGCTAAAGTATTAATATCAGCTGAGGTTCTTATAAGCCTAAGTCCATCTCTTAGCCATTGTATAGCAGCCCCACCTATAAAAACCCCACCTTCTAAAGCATAAGTTATTTCATCATTAATTTGCCATGCTATAGTGCTTAAAAGATTGTTTTTACTTAAAACAGGAGTTTTACCACAATTCATCAATAAAAAACATCCTGTTCCATAAGTATTTTTCATCATGCCTTTTTCAGTACACATTTGACCAAATAATGCAGCTTGTTGATCTCCGGCTATACCTGCTATTGGAATTTCACTATCAACCCATCTAGTAGCTGTATACCCATAAATTTCACTAGAACTTTTAACTTCAGGAAGTATTGATCTTGGTATATCAAATAATTCAAGTAATTCATCATCCCATGATAAAGTATGGATATTATAAAGCATGGTTCTACTAGCATTGCTTACATCAGTTACATGAATTTTCCCCTTAGTTAAATTAAAAATAAGCCAAGTATCTATAGTCCCAAAGCACAATTCTCCTTTTTTAGCTTTTAATCTTGCACCTTCTACATTATCTAATATCCATTTTATTTTAGTAGCTGAAAAATAAGCATCTATAACCAAACCTGTTTTAGCTTGTATTAAATCGAATTTATCTTTTTTAAGTTCTTGACAAAAATCAGCCGTTCTTTTATCTTGCCAAACTATGGCATTATATATAGGTTCTAAAGTATTTCTATCCCAAATAATAGTAGTCTCTCTTTGATTTGTAATGCCTAAAGCTGCAATATCTTTAGCATTTAAATTAGCTCTTGCTAAAGATTCTGTAAGTGTAGAAATTTGAGAACTCCAAATTTCTTTTGGATCATGTTCTACCCAACCAGGTTGGGGATAAATTTGAGTAAAATCTTTTTGTGCTATAGAAATAATATTTGAATTCTCATCAAAAATTAAAGTTCTTGAAGAAGTTGTTCCTTGATCTAAAGACATGATATATTTTTTCATTTTTCTCCTTAAATTTGATATTGTTTAGTTAAATGTATAAATTCATTAATTTCATTTTCTATTTTTTCTTTATTCCATTTAAAATAATTACCTAAATATTCTCCAAGTTCTCTAGCGCATTCTTCTAGCTAAAACATATTCTATTTTTTGAGCCATTTCTTCTTCTAAAGCCCAAAATACTTGAGCATAGGTATAAGGATAATTTTTATGTATTTTTTTATCTAAGCCCTTTACTTCTAAATTTAAAATTGCCTTTGCATCTAAACCATAAACACTTAATCTTTCTCCAAATGTTAAGTTCTTATCATAAGTACTAAGTTTTATATCCTTGCTTTTACATTTTTTATCACTTAATAAAGCCAAATCAATAGCTTTATTTATAGTTTGTTCAGCCATAATACGACAAGTAGTCCATTTACCTCCATTAATACTTATTAAATTACTTTTTGAAACTTCTATTTTATGACTTCTTGAAAGATTTTTAGTATCTTTATTAGCATCATTAATTAAAGGTCTTAAACCCACAAAAATACTTTTAATATCTTCTCTTTTAGGTTTTTTTTCAAAATATTTGGCTACATTTTCTAAGATAAATTCTATTTCTTCTTCTAAGGCTTTTGGTTCATAAGTAACTTTTTCTATTTTAGTATCAGTAGTTCCTATTAAAACTTTATCATACCAAGGAATAGCAAAAAGAACGCGCCCATCTGAAGTAGCTGGTATGATTAAAGCGTTTTCATTAGGAAAGAATTCTTTATTTACTACTATATGAATTCCTTGACTTGGTACTATATCACTAGGACTTGAATCCATTCTTAAAATTTCACTGCTAAATACTCCAGTAGCATTAATAATACATTTTGCATTAATTTTAAATTCTTTTTGATTTAATTCATCAAAAACATAAAGTCCTTTTAAAATACCCTTATCATCTTTTATAAATTGAGTCACATTCATGTAATTTAAAACACAAGCACCAAATTCATAAGCAGTTTTTGCTAAAGAAAAAGCCATTCTAGCATCATCAAAACAAGCATCATAATAACTTACGCCAAATTGTAATTCTTCTTTTTTGATATTTTTAAGAGAATTTTTTGCTTGTTTTTTATTTAAGTACTTAGCTTTACCTATATTAAATTTACCTGCTAAAAAATCATATAATTTTAAACCTATAAAATAATAACAAGCCTTAAAAAAGATTTAGCTGGTATGATAAATTTTTATTTTTTAGATAAATTGCAAGCATTAATTAATAATTGATTTCTTTCATGTAAAGC from Campylobacter hepaticus includes:
- a CDS encoding Na+/H+ antiporter family protein, which codes for MISVVLMTLLCLFRFNVLLSLLISALVAGFFSHLGLVDTMNILINGMKENLKTALSYILLGAIAIAISKTNLTAYLIKLVSHFISQKKYLLLLFIALISCFSQNLIPIHVAFIPLLIPPLLSLFNKLKIDRRAVACALTFGLTTPYMVLPVGFGLTFQDLLKDNLNANGLNVTLNDVTSIMYLSAICMLSGLFLALFVFYRKPRTYQEIKVSQTNLKELKMTYKEWGVLAGLVLTLVLQIITMNLPLSVLLGFILMVLLRGVEFSKVNEVFDEGLKMMGFIAFVILVAAGYAEVLKESGAVKELVNSLLPWIEQNKFLSVFLMLLIGLIITMGIGTSFGTIPIIAALFCPICLELGFSTALIIFILGVGGALGDAGSPASETTMGTSIGLNADKQHDHIKDTCIPTFIFYNGSLLILGSFIAMFL
- a CDS encoding aquaporin; this encodes MIFVILYITGANIVFPDIEDVKIGLGSIGALPVAILVWAIGLSLGFTTGYAINPCRDLSPRIVLSILPMKVKCDWSYAWIPVLGPIFGSSVASILYLYLLKGYLAL
- a CDS encoding MIP/aquaporin family protein — translated: MGIILAEFIGTALLILLGNGVVATCLLKNTKCDFGGSAQWLVITTAWSFAVFVGVTVAGPISGAHLNPAVTLSLVITQKLSLALVPSYLLGQFLGAGFGALLVYIFYYDHFKITEDEGLKRACFCTEPAIRNYKLNFLVNF
- the glpK gene encoding glycerol kinase GlpK, with protein sequence MKKYIMSLDQGTTSSRTLIFDENSNIISIAQKDFTQIYPQPGWVEHDPKEIWSSQISTLTESLARANLNAKDIAALGITNQRETTIIWDRNTLEPIYNAIVWQDKRTADFCQELKKDKFDLIQAKTGLVIDAYFSATKIKWILDNVEGARLKAKKGELCFGTIDTWLIFNLTKGKIHVTDVSNASRTMLYNIHTLSWDDELLELFDIPRSILPEVKSSSEIYGYTATRWVDSEIPIAGIAGDQQAALFGQMCTEKGMMKNTYGTGCFLLMNCGKTPVLSKNNLLSTIAWQINDEITYALEGGVFIGGAAIQWLRDGLRLIRTSADINTLASTEKDNGGVYFVPALAGFGAPYWDQYARGAIFGISRATTDGHLARAVLEGIAFQVYDIVKEMEKDLGCSCTEIRVDGGASASDYLMQIQADLFGFDIKRPKSVETTALGAGYLAGLAVGYFKDIKTIKEQYQIAKIFTPSKNSFEIETMFKY
- a CDS encoding glycerol-3-phosphate dehydrogenase/oxidase — protein: MFFKACYYFIGLKLYDFLAGKFNIGKAKYLNKKQAKNSLKNIKKEELQFGVSYYDACFDDARMAFSLAKTAYEFGACVLNYMNVTQFIKDDKGILKGLYVFDELNQKEFKINAKCIINATGVFSSEILRMDSSPSDIVPSQGIHIVVNKEFFPNENALIIPATSDGRVLFAIPWYDKVLIGTTDTKIEKVTYEPKALEEEIEFILENVAKYFEKKPKREDIKSIFVGLRPLINDANKDTKNLSRSHKIEVSKSNLISINGGKWTTCRIMAEQTINKAIDLALLSDKKCKSKDIKLSTYDKNLTFGERLSVYGLDAKAILNLEVKGLDKKIHKNYPYTYAQVFWALEEEMAQKIEYVLARRMR